The Methanofastidiosum sp. sequence TCATGAGAAGCCAATTTATAGAACTAAAATCCATTAAGTAGAAAGTTATTACATACAAACCGATCCCGACAAAATAAAGAAAATATACAAAACTATAACCGGAATAATTCCAAAAAATGAAAAAATGGACACCAAAACACAGAAAAAATATAAACACCCAATAACTTTACAGCCCAATAATAAAAAGTATATAGTCTTAGTTTTTTAGTTTTTTGAGAGTTTTTGTAGGGCTGTTTTTGAGTTGTAGCAGGGTATTGTAATGAGCCCTGCTAAAAATACATTTAGTATTGAGGTTCTTAACGTACTTATCTGATTTAAATCTTTGAGATGTCTTGAATGAATTCTGAAACTTGAACTGCATCTGGAACCTCATCAGATATATTGAAAAATTTCTCAAATTTTTATCTTTTTTTAACTCACTAACAACGAACTCAACGGTCGTATTGAAAAAAATGGATTGAAAATAATTTTGATTGATAAAATCATTATTTGAATGTTTTAAACGCCTTTTGAAGCCATTATTGTTTTTGATTTTATAGAATCGATTATCTTAAATATTTGGCCTAACAAGATATAATTTGGTCTTCTTTACTGATATTTAAGTTTTGTTTCATTATAATCGTCAAAAAAATCCATATAAATATTAATAATTAAATTTATCGTTTAAAATACTTATATTTTTTCATTAAGCAAAAAATGAAATGTATTTTTAGAAATAATATGGGAAACAGATATCAGAACACGTAAAAGTTAAAAGAAAAACGTTTTTTTAAACCTAAAAATCTAAGGTGCTAAATCTTTTTTGTCTTAAATTTTCTAATTTTAAATAAATAGGGTGTTAGATTTTTACATTTCAGCGAGCCGTTGTAGTAGCTTGTTATCTGGTTTTAGTTTGGATACTATTAAGGCTGCTAAAAGTACACTTAAATATGTCGTTTTTGCTACTGATTTGTATGTATAAGATGGTACTTGTTCATATCCCACTCCATTCTTGAAGAATTTGATAAAATCTTCAATTTTGCTTCGTATGGACTTTAAATAGTCCCATTTGTCGTATAATTTACTTAATTTAGTCACTAATTGTTCGTATAATGTTTTTAATGGAGTTTCCACACAGCATAACTCTAATGGGTAGTTAAATTGGCTGAAAACTCTATCTTTTCGTGTATTTTTCTTTGGCCGTATTAAAGGAACGATTTT is a genomic window containing:
- a CDS encoding transposase, translated to RTLEENGYEFGFSSSKKKFIGGKLTIAMDYDTCQPLAMLFHPGAVHDSQIYLEILEDLKRRRILKKGDLVLADKGYFSFKNYGSGLMDYKIVPLIRPKKNTRKDRVFSQFNYPLELCCVETPLKTLYEQLVTKLSKLYDKWDYLKSIRSKIEDFIKFFKNGVGYEQVPSYTYKSVAKTTYLSVLLAALIVSKLKPDNKLLQRLAEM